A single region of the Lotus japonicus ecotype B-129 chromosome 4, LjGifu_v1.2 genome encodes:
- the LOC130713821 gene encoding outer envelope protein 64, mitochondrial-like isoform X3, protein MSKSLKLIKDHASNPKLWLVIGIGVAGIVVLAETRRRRRRGKTPKPDFGAFIERFELLPFPQPPPPAAKQMLSALTFAMSDIFDVKGYVTGFGNPEWKRTHEASEKTALVLTALLKNGATCVGKTVLDEFSYGIFGENKYYGTPTNPQVPSCIPGGSSSGSAVAVAAGLVDFAIGTDTTGCVRIPASFCGIFGFRPSHGAVSAIGVLPNAQSLDTIGWFARDPSVLHRVGHVLLQLNSVNTKRSRRIIFADDLFQLSKVATQKTIYAIGKAIENMSGYQAPKHMNLSQYIDSKVPSLRLHEQSAHQQNDASILKTLVSVMLSLQGYEFKTNYEDWVNSFKRRLGRGGVSDRVIAAINTTHDNIKILYKVRTEMRGAFQSLLKDDGILVIPSVADNPLKCNTKKGFSSEFGDKTFALSSIASMSGCCQVTIPLGYHGDCCISVSFISFHGADKFLLDTVLDMYATLLEQVSVASYSLPLPDMNGDTETSELLKEKGFINWYQSTDLGAVIAINS, encoded by the exons ATGTCCAAATCATTGAAGCTAATCAAGGACCATGCCTCCAACCCCAAACTCTGGTTAGTCATCGGAATCGGAGTTGCCGGCATCGTTGTTCTGGCGGAGACACGGCGGAGAAGACGCCGTGGAAAAACACCAAAACCAGACTTTGGTGCTTTCATTGAGCGTTTTGAGCTTCTTCCCTTCCCTCAGCCTCCTCCTCCTGCAGCCAAGCAAATGCTCTCTGCTCTAACCTTTGCCATGAGTGACAT ATTTGATGTGAAGGGCTATGTGACGGGGTTTGGAAATCCTGAGTGGAAGAGGACGCATGAGGCATCGGAGAAGACTGCGCTTGTGTTGACTGCTTTGCTCAAGAATGGGGCCACTTGTGTTGGCAAGACTGTTTTGGATGAATTCTCTTATGG GATTTTTGGTGAGAACAAATATTACGGAACTCCAACGAATCCCCAGGTGCCTTCGTGTATCCCGGGAGGGTCATCTAGTGGTTCAGCAGTAGCAGTTGCTGCAGGACTTGTTGACTTTGCTATTG GTACTGATACTACAGGATGTGTGAGAATTCCAGCATCATTCTGTGGTATTTTCGGTTTTCGACCATCCCATGGAGCTGTGTCAGCCATTGGAGTTCTCCCCAATGCACAAAGCTTAGACACCATTG GATGGTTTGCCCGTGATCCATCTGTCCTACATCGTGTTGGACACGTTTTACTTCAATTGAATTCAGTGAATACAAAAAGGTCAAGGCGTATCATATTTGCTGATGACCTCTTTCAGTTATCTAAAGTTGCTACACAGAAGACAATATACGCTATTGGCAAAGCTATTGAGAATATGTCTGGGT ATCAGGCTCCAAAGCATATGAATCTTAGTCAGTATATTGATTCAAAAGTGCCCAGTCTAAGGCTTCATGAGCAATCAGCACACCAACAAAATGATGCATCTATACTGAAAACTCTCGTTTCGGTTATGCTTTCATTACAAGG GTATGAATTTAAAACCAATTATGAAGATTGGGTTAACTCATTCAAACGTAGGTTAGGCCGTGGTGGTGTGTCTGATCGCGTTATTGCAGCCATTAATACTACACATGATAATATAAAAATCCTGTATAAAGTCAGGACTGAGATGCGAGGTGCATTTCAAAGTCTACTAAAG GATGATGGAATACTAGTAATTCCCTCTGTAGCAGACAATCCATTAAAGTGCAATACAAAGAAAGGTTTTTCTTCTGAATTCGGTGACAAAACTTTTGCATTATCCAGCATTGCCAGTATGTCTGGATGTTGTCAG GTTACAATTCCATTAGGATATCATGGTGATTGTTGTATTTCTGTTTCATTCATCTCATTCCATGGAGCTGATAAATTTCTTCTTGATACGGTCTTGGATATGTATGCAACTCTTCTAGAGCAAGTTAGTGTTGCCTCCTATTCCTTGCCATTACCAGATATGAATGGCGACACGGAAACTTCTGAACTTTTAAAGGAGAAG GGTttcatcaattggtatcagagcaccgatctagGTGCTGTGATTGCCATCAATTCGTGA
- the LOC130713821 gene encoding outer envelope protein 64, mitochondrial-like isoform X2 yields the protein MSKSLKLIKDHASNPKLWLVIGIGVAGIVVLAETRRRRRRGKTPKPDFGAFIERFELLPFPQPPPPAAKQMLSALTFAMSDIFDVKGYVTGFGNPEWKRTHEASEKTALVLTALLKNGATCVGKTVLDEFSYGIFGENKYYGTPTNPQVPSCIPGGSSSGSAVAVAAGLVDFAIGTDTTGCVRIPASFCGIFGFRPSHGAVSAIGVLPNAQSLDTIGWFARDPSVLHRVGHVLLQLNSVNTKRSRRIIFADDLFQLSKVATQKTIYAIGKAIENMSGYQAPKHMNLSQYIDSKVPSLRLHEQSAHQQNDASILKTLVSVMLSLQGYEFKTNYEDWVNSFKRRLGRGGVSDRVIAAINTTHDNIKILYKVRTEMRGAFQSLLKDDGILVIPSVADNPLKCNTKKGFSSEFGDKTFALSSIASMSGCCQVTIPLGYHGDCCISVSFISFHGADKFLLDTVLDMYATLLEQVSVASYSLPLPDMNGDTETSELLKEKNVKAYLRRGYARESLLRREEALQDYKHALVLEPQNKDASLAIRKLTS from the exons ATGTCCAAATCATTGAAGCTAATCAAGGACCATGCCTCCAACCCCAAACTCTGGTTAGTCATCGGAATCGGAGTTGCCGGCATCGTTGTTCTGGCGGAGACACGGCGGAGAAGACGCCGTGGAAAAACACCAAAACCAGACTTTGGTGCTTTCATTGAGCGTTTTGAGCTTCTTCCCTTCCCTCAGCCTCCTCCTCCTGCAGCCAAGCAAATGCTCTCTGCTCTAACCTTTGCCATGAGTGACAT ATTTGATGTGAAGGGCTATGTGACGGGGTTTGGAAATCCTGAGTGGAAGAGGACGCATGAGGCATCGGAGAAGACTGCGCTTGTGTTGACTGCTTTGCTCAAGAATGGGGCCACTTGTGTTGGCAAGACTGTTTTGGATGAATTCTCTTATGG GATTTTTGGTGAGAACAAATATTACGGAACTCCAACGAATCCCCAGGTGCCTTCGTGTATCCCGGGAGGGTCATCTAGTGGTTCAGCAGTAGCAGTTGCTGCAGGACTTGTTGACTTTGCTATTG GTACTGATACTACAGGATGTGTGAGAATTCCAGCATCATTCTGTGGTATTTTCGGTTTTCGACCATCCCATGGAGCTGTGTCAGCCATTGGAGTTCTCCCCAATGCACAAAGCTTAGACACCATTG GATGGTTTGCCCGTGATCCATCTGTCCTACATCGTGTTGGACACGTTTTACTTCAATTGAATTCAGTGAATACAAAAAGGTCAAGGCGTATCATATTTGCTGATGACCTCTTTCAGTTATCTAAAGTTGCTACACAGAAGACAATATACGCTATTGGCAAAGCTATTGAGAATATGTCTGGGT ATCAGGCTCCAAAGCATATGAATCTTAGTCAGTATATTGATTCAAAAGTGCCCAGTCTAAGGCTTCATGAGCAATCAGCACACCAACAAAATGATGCATCTATACTGAAAACTCTCGTTTCGGTTATGCTTTCATTACAAGG GTATGAATTTAAAACCAATTATGAAGATTGGGTTAACTCATTCAAACGTAGGTTAGGCCGTGGTGGTGTGTCTGATCGCGTTATTGCAGCCATTAATACTACACATGATAATATAAAAATCCTGTATAAAGTCAGGACTGAGATGCGAGGTGCATTTCAAAGTCTACTAAAG GATGATGGAATACTAGTAATTCCCTCTGTAGCAGACAATCCATTAAAGTGCAATACAAAGAAAGGTTTTTCTTCTGAATTCGGTGACAAAACTTTTGCATTATCCAGCATTGCCAGTATGTCTGGATGTTGTCAG GTTACAATTCCATTAGGATATCATGGTGATTGTTGTATTTCTGTTTCATTCATCTCATTCCATGGAGCTGATAAATTTCTTCTTGATACGGTCTTGGATATGTATGCAACTCTTCTAGAGCAAGTTAGTGTTGCCTCCTATTCCTTGCCATTACCAGATATGAATGGCGACACGGAAACTTCTGAACTTTTAAAGGAGAAG AATGTGAAGGCATATCTAAGGCGTGGATACGCGAGAGAATCATTACTACGGCGTGAGGAGGCTCTTCAAG ATTACAAGCACGCCCTTGTTCTTGAACCACAGAACAAGGATGCTAGTCTTGCCATCAGAAAATTAACGAGTTGA
- the LOC130713548 gene encoding metacaspase-3-like, translated as MAIRQERCNQCGTLLVVPPEVQAFKCAVCHGITKIVLPGSLSQAYNSVSHVAGRFRGFINTIMMTSSVNNNNQGYGATPHFGYYLQPQPLRPLIPPSAFGSKRAVLCGICYHGKSYRLKGSLNDVKCMKYFLINHFGFPSDSILMLTDDKEEKNPLRIPTKYNIQMALKWLIEGSRSGDSLVFHFSGHGTREVKSEGYDKAICPVDYEHKGKILSDEINSAIVRPLPLGAILHAIIDACHSGTVLDLSFVCKMNREGYYRWEDHRIPSAITRGGMAICVSACDDGQISVDTSALSGKEVTGALTYSFIQTVQNEPGLTYGHLLSVMRSTIKGTRTGIVVLNGPIASLLNTLLGQHITQEPQLSSSEMFDMYKKQFVL; from the exons ATGGCAATCAGACAAGAAAGATGTAACCAGTGTGGAACACTACTAGTGGTTCCACCAGAGGTTCAAGCCTTTAAATGTGCAGTGTGCCATGGCATCACAAAGATTGTACTCCCAGGGTCACTGAGTCAAGCCTACAACTCTGTTTCTCATGTTGCTGGTCGTTTTAGAGGCTTCATCAACACTATTATGATGACTAGTTCAgttaacaacaacaatcaaggtTATGGGGCAACACCACATTTTGGGTATTATCTTCAGCCTCAGCCACTAAGGCCCTTGATTCCTCCTTCTGCATTTGGCTCAAAGCGTGCAGTGTTGTGTGGAATATGCTACCATGGAAAGAGTTACAGGCTTAAGGGCTCCTTGAATGATGTAAAGTGCATGAAGTACTTTCTGATTAACCACTTTGGGTTTCCAAGTGACTCCATCCTCATGCTCACTG ATGATAAGGAGGAGAAGAACCCACTAAGAATCCCAACGAAATACAACATTCAAATGGCTTTGAAGTGGCTGATTGAGGGTAGCAGATCAGGGGACTCATTGGTGTTCCACTTCTCAGGACATGGTACAAGGGAAGTGAAGAGTGAAGGATATGATAAAGCAATTTGTCCTGTTGATTATGAGCACAAGGGGAAGATACTCAGTGATGAGATTAACTCTGCAATTGTTAGGCCACTACCACTTGGTGCTATACTTCATGCCATCATTGATGCGTGCCACAGTGGCACTGTCCTAGATTTATCATTTGTGTGCAAGATGAACAG GGAAGGGTATTACAGATGGGAGGATCATAGAATTCCTAGTGCTATAACAAGAGGAGGGATGGCAATTTGTGTTTCAGCTTGTGATGATGGTCAAATCTCTGTAGATACATCT GCCTTAAGTGGTAAAGAAGTGACTGGTGCCTTGACTTATAGTTTCATCCAAACAGTGCAAAATGAACCTGGATTGACTTATGGCCACTTGCTCAGTGTGATGCGTTCAACCATCAAGGGGACTAGAACAGGCATAGTTGTTCTAAATGGTCCAATTGCTTCTCTGTTAAATACACTTCTTGGCCAGCACATCACGCAG GAGCCACAACTATCGTCTTCGGAGATGTTTGACATGTATAAAAAGCAGTTTGTACTATGA
- the LOC130713821 gene encoding outer envelope protein 64, mitochondrial-like isoform X1 translates to MSKSLKLIKDHASNPKLWLVIGIGVAGIVVLAETRRRRRRGKTPKPDFGAFIERFELLPFPQPPPPAAKQMLSALTFAMSDIFDVKGYVTGFGNPEWKRTHEASEKTALVLTALLKNGATCVGKTVLDEFSYGIFGENKYYGTPTNPQVPSCIPGGSSSGSAVAVAAGLVDFAIGTDTTGCVRIPASFCGIFGFRPSHGAVSAIGVLPNAQSLDTIGWFARDPSVLHRVGHVLLQLNSVNTKRSRRIIFADDLFQLSKVATQKTIYAIGKAIENMSGYQAPKHMNLSQYIDSKVPSLRLHEQSAHQQNDASILKTLVSVMLSLQGYEFKTNYEDWVNSFKRRLGRGGVSDRVIAAINTTHDNIKILYKVRTEMRGAFQSLLKDDGILVIPSVADNPLKCNTKKGFSSEFGDKTFALSSIASMSGCCQVTIPLGYHGDCCISVSFISFHGADKFLLDTVLDMYATLLEQVSVASYSLPLPDMNGDTETSELLKEKGNAAFKQSQWNKAVNYYTEAIKLNGMNATFYCNRAAAYIKLGCFLQAEEDCSKAILLDKKNVKAYLRRGYARESLLRREEALQDYKHALVLEPQNKDASLAIRKLTS, encoded by the exons ATGTCCAAATCATTGAAGCTAATCAAGGACCATGCCTCCAACCCCAAACTCTGGTTAGTCATCGGAATCGGAGTTGCCGGCATCGTTGTTCTGGCGGAGACACGGCGGAGAAGACGCCGTGGAAAAACACCAAAACCAGACTTTGGTGCTTTCATTGAGCGTTTTGAGCTTCTTCCCTTCCCTCAGCCTCCTCCTCCTGCAGCCAAGCAAATGCTCTCTGCTCTAACCTTTGCCATGAGTGACAT ATTTGATGTGAAGGGCTATGTGACGGGGTTTGGAAATCCTGAGTGGAAGAGGACGCATGAGGCATCGGAGAAGACTGCGCTTGTGTTGACTGCTTTGCTCAAGAATGGGGCCACTTGTGTTGGCAAGACTGTTTTGGATGAATTCTCTTATGG GATTTTTGGTGAGAACAAATATTACGGAACTCCAACGAATCCCCAGGTGCCTTCGTGTATCCCGGGAGGGTCATCTAGTGGTTCAGCAGTAGCAGTTGCTGCAGGACTTGTTGACTTTGCTATTG GTACTGATACTACAGGATGTGTGAGAATTCCAGCATCATTCTGTGGTATTTTCGGTTTTCGACCATCCCATGGAGCTGTGTCAGCCATTGGAGTTCTCCCCAATGCACAAAGCTTAGACACCATTG GATGGTTTGCCCGTGATCCATCTGTCCTACATCGTGTTGGACACGTTTTACTTCAATTGAATTCAGTGAATACAAAAAGGTCAAGGCGTATCATATTTGCTGATGACCTCTTTCAGTTATCTAAAGTTGCTACACAGAAGACAATATACGCTATTGGCAAAGCTATTGAGAATATGTCTGGGT ATCAGGCTCCAAAGCATATGAATCTTAGTCAGTATATTGATTCAAAAGTGCCCAGTCTAAGGCTTCATGAGCAATCAGCACACCAACAAAATGATGCATCTATACTGAAAACTCTCGTTTCGGTTATGCTTTCATTACAAGG GTATGAATTTAAAACCAATTATGAAGATTGGGTTAACTCATTCAAACGTAGGTTAGGCCGTGGTGGTGTGTCTGATCGCGTTATTGCAGCCATTAATACTACACATGATAATATAAAAATCCTGTATAAAGTCAGGACTGAGATGCGAGGTGCATTTCAAAGTCTACTAAAG GATGATGGAATACTAGTAATTCCCTCTGTAGCAGACAATCCATTAAAGTGCAATACAAAGAAAGGTTTTTCTTCTGAATTCGGTGACAAAACTTTTGCATTATCCAGCATTGCCAGTATGTCTGGATGTTGTCAG GTTACAATTCCATTAGGATATCATGGTGATTGTTGTATTTCTGTTTCATTCATCTCATTCCATGGAGCTGATAAATTTCTTCTTGATACGGTCTTGGATATGTATGCAACTCTTCTAGAGCAAGTTAGTGTTGCCTCCTATTCCTTGCCATTACCAGATATGAATGGCGACACGGAAACTTCTGAACTTTTAAAGGAGAAG GGAAATGCAGCATTTAAACAAAGCCAATGGAATAAGGCAGTCAATTACTATACTGAGGCTATCAAATTGAATGGGATGAATGCAACTTTCTACTGCAACAGAGCAGCTGCTTACATAAAGTTAGGATG CTTTCTGCAAGCAGAAGAAGACTGCAGTAAGGCAATATTGCTTGATAAGAAG AATGTGAAGGCATATCTAAGGCGTGGATACGCGAGAGAATCATTACTACGGCGTGAGGAGGCTCTTCAAG ATTACAAGCACGCCCTTGTTCTTGAACCACAGAACAAGGATGCTAGTCTTGCCATCAGAAAATTAACGAGTTGA